In the Drosophila biarmipes strain raj3 chromosome X, RU_DBia_V1.1, whole genome shotgun sequence genome, one interval contains:
- the LOC108021962 gene encoding fizzy-related protein homolog: MFSPEYEKRILKHCSPVARNLFDNLESSTTPTSLDRFIPCRANNNWQTNFASINKSNDNSPQTSKKQRDCGETARDSLAYSCLLKNELLGSAIDDVKTAGEERNENAYTPAAKRSLFKYQSPTKQDYNGECPYSLSPVSAKSQKLLRSPRKATRKISRIPFKVLDAPELQDDFYLNLVDWSSQNVLAVGLGSCVYLWSACTSQVTRLCDLSPDANTVTSVSWNERGNTVAVGTHHGYVTVWDVAANKQINKLNGHSARVGALAWNSDILSSGSRDRWIIQRDTRTPQLQSERRLAGHRQEVCGLKWSPDNQYLASGGNDNRLYVWNQHSVNPVQSYTEHMAAVKAIAWSPHHHGLLASGGGTADRCIRFWNTLTGQPMQCVDTGSQVCNLAWSKHSSELVSTHGYSQNQILVWKYPSLTQVAKLTGHSYRVLYLALSPDGEAIVTGAGDETLRFWNVFSKARSQKENKSVLNLFANIR, translated from the exons ATGTTCAGTCCCGAGTACGAGAAGCGCATCCTCAAGCACTGCAGTCCCGTGGCCCGAAATCTGTTCGACAACCTCGAGTCGTCCACCACGCCCACATCACTCGACCGCTTCATACCCTGCAG AGCGAACAACAACTGGCAGACGAACTTCGCGTCGATCAACAAGTCCAATGACAACTCGCCGCAGACGAGCAAGAAGCAGCGGGATTGCGGGGAAACGGCACGCGATAGTCTGGCCTACTCCTGCCTCCTGAAGAACGAGCTCCTGGGCTCGGCGATCGACGACGTGAAGACCGCCGGCGAGGAGCGGAATGAGAATGCCTACACGCCGGCCGCGAAGCGGAGTCTTTTCAAGTACCAGTCACCCACCAAGCAG GACTACAATGGCGAGTGCCCGTACTCCCTGTCTCCCGTCAGCGCCAAGAGCCAGAAGCTGTTGCGGTCGCCGCGCAAGGCCACGCGCAAGATCTCGCGCATACCCTTCAAGGTGCTCGATGCGCCCGAGCTGCAGGACGACTTCTATCTGAACCTGGTCGACTGGTCGTCGCAGAACGTCCTGGCAGTGGGCCTGGGCAGCTGTGTGTACCTGTGGAGCGCGTGCACCAGCCAG GTAACCCGCCTGTGTGATCTCAGTCCGGACGCAAATACGGTGACCTCGGTGTCGTGGAACGAGCGCGGCAACACCGTCGCCGTGGGCACTCACCACGGCTATGTGACCGTGTGGGATGTGGCGGCCAACAAGCAGATCAACAAGCTGAACGGCCACTCGGCCCGCGTGGGCGCCTTGGCCTGGAACAGTGACATCCTGTCGAGTGGGTCGCGCGATCGTTGGATCATCCAGCGGGACACGAGAACGCCGCAGCTGCAGTCGGAGCGCCGCCTGGCCGGGCATCGGCAGGAGGTGTGCGGGCTCAAGTGGTCGCCGGACAATCAGTACTTGGCCAGCGGCGGCAACGACAATCGGCTGTACGTGTGGAATCAGCATTCCGTGAATCCCGTGCAATCCTACACGGAGCACATGGCGGCGGTGAAGGCGATCGCCTGGTCGCCGCACCATCATGGACTGCTGGCCAGCGGCGGGGGCACGGCGGATCGGTGCATACGATTCTGGAACACGCTGACGGGCCAGCCCATGCAGTGCGTGGACACGGGCTCGCAGGTGTGTAATCTGGCCTGGTCCAAGCACTCCTCGGAGCTGGTCTCCACGCACGGCTATTCGCAGAACCAGATCCTGGTGTGGAAGTACCCGTCGCTGACGCAGGTGGCCAAGCTGACGGGCCACTCGTATCGGGTGCTCTACCTGGCCCTCAGTCCCGACGGCGAGGCCATTGTCACGGGCGCCGGCGATGAGACGCTGCGATTCTGGAACGTGTTCAGCAAGGCGCGCAGCCAAAAGGAGAACAAGTCCGTGCTGAATCTGTTCGCCAACATCAGATAA